Proteins encoded in a region of the Panicum hallii strain FIL2 chromosome 3, PHallii_v3.1, whole genome shotgun sequence genome:
- the LOC112884207 gene encoding probable LRR receptor-like serine/threonine-protein kinase At3g47570 isoform X1 encodes MAALSSMLTLLLLALLLTCWPASSSSSLTGEHGDREALLAFKEALSDDSGALSSWNASSSDFCRWASVTCSRRHPSRVVSLSLRYSKLGGSISPDIGNLTFLRRLDLFYNTLSGEIPHTLGRLRRLRFLELAYNSLAGEIPADLSNCSNLVYLSVEVNGLHGGIPSGLGSLSQLQDLYVGENNIVGRIPPSLGNLSVLESLALYQNKLEGTIPEGLSRLRYLRYIQAGRNSLSGTIPSLFFNMSSLQYLGFSSNKLHGRLPPDVGRRLPDLQVLRLGGVGNNFSGPIPSSLHNATGIQELGLANNSFEGRVPPEVGMLCPVSVEMGSNMLHAEDDADWEFLRHFTNCTRLRVLDISDNSFGGVLPSFVANFTGPLIDLLMGKNRMSGVIPPGIGNLLDLEALEFAGNDLHGVIPEDIGGLWNLKYFSLEENLLSGGIPSSFGNLTQLLTLVLSNNRLNGSIPENLGSLQKLTAMKLSSNRLTGAIPEVIFSLSSLTDSLLLSDNYLSGVLPLQIGNLKHATTLDLSRNILSGQVPRALGDCASLVSLALDYNHFTGSIPPSIGDLKGLSVLNFTRNALSGTIPQELSKIHGLQNLYLAHNNLSGAIPQLLANSSALVELDLSYNHLDGEVPSYGVFSNISRISVIGNDGLCGGVAELKLPPCVVKPHSQQKMLQLKILLPVAGIVICLSLLLLFVLFLSKGSRKGLDRNNATQDRLLDIKYPRVSYLELFEATDGFSPCNLIGAGKYGSVYKGNLSFTAARSSVVAVKVFTLQQPGSSRSFLAECEALRRVKHRNLINIITCCSGMDSRGNDFRALVFDFMPRHSLDRWLQPSNEQTHKLSLAHLLNIAIDVADALDYLHNSSWPTVIHCDLKPSNILLGGDWTAYVADFGLAKLVGEPMDRSNLNIESERTIGIRGTIGYVAPEYGAGGQASVAGDAYSFGVTLLEMFTGKTPTDDMFTEGLTLHLLAEAGLPDKILEIIDSELRHDELYDDDSGILINCLTSVIEVGVSCSKDSPSERMNMKHAAAKLHKIREVIEGIP; translated from the exons ATGGCGGCTCTGAGTTCTATGCTcaccctgctgctgctggcgctcCTCCTCACATGCTGGCCggcgtcttcctcctcctcgctgACTGGCGAGCACGGCGACCGTGAAGCACTGCTAGCATTCAAAGAGGCGCTGTCGGACGACTCGGGCGCGCTAAGCTCATGGAACGCCAGCAGCTCCGACTTCTGCCGCTGGGCCAGCGTGACGTGCAGCCGCCGGCACCCGAGCAGGGTGGTCTCCCTGAGCCTGCGCTACAGCAAGCTGGGAGGCAGCATCTCGCCGGACATCGGAAACCTCACCTTCCTTCGAAGGCTCGACCTCTTCTACAACACGCTTTCCGGGGAGATACCGCACACCCTCGGCCGGCTACGTCGTCTGCGCTTCCTTGAACTGGCGTACAACTCTCTTGCCGGTGAGATCCCTGCAGACCTGTCCAACTGCTCCAACCTCGTGTACCTGAGCGTCGAGGTCAATGGGCTCCACGGGGGAATCCCCAGTGGTCTGGGTTCGCTATCTCAGCTGCAGGACCTGTACGTTGGCGAGAACAACATCGTAGGGCGCATACCGCCTTCACTCGGTAACCTCTCCGTGCTCGAGAGCCTGGCACTCTATCAGAACAAGCTGGAAGGAACCATCCCGGAGGGCCTTTCCCGTCTGAGATACCTCCGGTACATCCAGGCCGGGAGGAACAGCCTCTCGGGCACGATTCCATCACTCTTCTTCAACATGTCGTCTCTTCAGTATCTCGGCTTCAGCTCAAACAAGTTGCATGGCAGGTTGCCACCGGATGTGGGGAGGCGCCTGCCTGACCTTCAAGTGCTCCGTTTGGGTGGCGTTGGGAACAATTTTTCTGGGCCGATCCCATCTTCCCTCCACAATGCCACCGGGATACAGGAGCTGGGCCTTGCCAACAACAGCTTTGAAGGAAGGGTGCCTCCTGAGGTAGGGATGCTCTGCCCAGTGAGTGTTGAGATGGGGAGTAACATGCTGCACGCCGAGGACGATGCCGACTGGGAGTTCCTCAGACATTTCACGAACTGCACCCGTCTTAGGGTTCTAGACATTAGTGATAACTCCTTTGGAGGAGTGCTTCCAAGTTTTGTAGCGAATTTCACAGGGCCACTGATTGATCTACTCATGGGAAAGAACCGGATGTCAGGAGTGATCCCTCCGGGTATCGGAAACCTACTTGACCTCGAGGCCCTAGAATTCGCTGGAAATGATCTGCATGGTGTCATTCCTGAGGATATTGGAGGGCTTTGGAACCTCAAGTACTTTTCGCTGGAGGAGAATCTCCTGTCAGGAGGTATACCGTCCTCCTTTGGTAACCTCACACAACTGCTCACCCTCGTATTATCAAACAACAGGCTCAATGGCTCCATTCCTGAGAACCTTGGGAGCTTGCAGAAGTTAACAGCCATGAAGTTATCCTCGAACAGGCTTACCGGTGCCATCCCTGAAGTAATATTCAGCCTCTCATCACTAACAGATTCGTTGTTGCTTTCTGATAACTATCTTTCTGGTGTTCTTCCTCTACAAATTGGTAACCTCAAGCACGCGACAACATTGGATCTGTCAAGAAACATTTTATCTGGACAAGTACCACGAGCACTTGGCGATTGTGCAAGTTTGGTATCCTTAGCTCTGGATTACAATCACTTCACAGGGAGCATCCCTCCATCAATTGGTGATTTGAAGGGTTTGAGTGTGCTGAATTTCACAAGAAATGCTCTGTCTGGTACCATCCCTCAAGAGTTGAGCAAGATTCATGGGCTGCAGAACCTGTACCTTGCCCACAACAACCTGTCAGGAGCCATTCCACAACTTCTCGCTAACTCAAGCGCTCTTGTAGAGCTAGACCTCTCCTATAACCATCTAGATGGTGAGGTACCGTCATACGGCGTGTTCAGTAACATAAGCAGGATTTCTGTAATTGGAAATGATGGGCTTTGTGGTGGTGTTGCAGAGCTGAAACTGCCTCCATGTGTAGTCAAGCCACATAGCCAGCAAAAAATGTTGCAGCTTAAGATTTTGCTTCCGGTTGCTGGCATTGTTATATGTTTATCTCTTCTTCTATTGTTTGTGCTCTTTCTATCCAAAGGGAGTAGAAAAGGATTGGACAGGAACAATGCTACGCAAGACCGTTTGTTGGACATCAAGTATCCTAGAGTTTCATACCTTGAACTGTTTGAAGCTACTGATGGTTTCTCCCCGTGTAATCTCATAGGAGCTGGAAAATATGGATCCGTGTATAAAGGAAATTTGTCTTTTACAGCTGCTAGGAGTTCTGTTGTGGCAGTCAAAGTGTTTACTCTTCAGCAACCTGGTTCTTCCAGAAGCTTTTTGGCTGAATGCGAGGCTCTGAGACGAGTTAAACATAGGAACTTGATCAATATTATCACCTGTTGCTCCGGTATGGACTCTAGAGGGAATGACTTTCGAGCTCTAGTGTTTGACTTCATGCCCCGGCACAGTTTGGATAGGTGGTTGCAACCAAGCAATGAGCAGACCCACAAGTTAAGTCTTGCCCACTTGTTGAACATTGCGATTGATGTAGCAGATGCACTAGACTATCTTCACAACAGTAGTTGGCCAACAGTGATCCACTGTGATTTGAAGCCTAGCAACATCCTCCTTGGTGGTGACTGGACTGCTTATGTTGCTGACTTTGGGCTTGCAAAGCTGGTTGGTGAACCCATGGATCGATCAAATTTGAATATTGAGAGTGAAAGAACTATAGGGATAAGAGGAACCATCGGATATGTTGCTCCAG AATATGGAGCGGGTGGTCAAGCATCAGTTGCTGGTGATGCCTACAGCTTTGGGGTTACTCTGCTTGAGATGTTCACAGGGAAGACACCTACTGATGATATGTTCACAGAAGGCTTGACTCTGCACTTGCTTGCTGAGGCAGGGTTACCTGACAAGATACTAGAAATCATTGACTCAGAGCTACGGCACGATGAACTGTATGACGACGATTCAGGGATACTCATCAATTGCTTAACTTCGGTAATAGAAGTTGGTGTTTCATGTTCAAAAGACAGCCCGTCAGAAAGAATGAACATGAAACATGCTGCTGCTAAGCTGCACAAAATAAGGGAGGTAATTGAAGGAATCCCTTAG
- the LOC112884207 gene encoding probable LRR receptor-like serine/threonine-protein kinase At3g47570 isoform X2, with protein sequence MAALSSMLTLLLLALLLTCWPASSSSSLTGEHGDREALLAFKEALSDDSGALSSWNASSSDFCRWASVTCSRRHPSRVVSLSLRYSKLGGSISPDIGNLTFLRRLDLFYNTLSGEIPHTLGRLRRLRFLELAYNSLAGEIPADLSNCSNLVYLSVEVNGLHGGIPSGLGSLSQLQDLYVGENNIVGRIPPSLGNLSVLESLALYQNKLEGTIPEGLSRLRYLRLPPDVGRRLPDLQVLRLGGVGNNFSGPIPSSLHNATGIQELGLANNSFEGRVPPEVGMLCPVSVEMGSNMLHAEDDADWEFLRHFTNCTRLRVLDISDNSFGGVLPSFVANFTGPLIDLLMGKNRMSGVIPPGIGNLLDLEALEFAGNDLHGVIPEDIGGLWNLKYFSLEENLLSGGIPSSFGNLTQLLTLVLSNNRLNGSIPENLGSLQKLTAMKLSSNRLTGAIPEVIFSLSSLTDSLLLSDNYLSGVLPLQIGNLKHATTLDLSRNILSGQVPRALGDCASLVSLALDYNHFTGSIPPSIGDLKGLSVLNFTRNALSGTIPQELSKIHGLQNLYLAHNNLSGAIPQLLANSSALVELDLSYNHLDGEVPSYGVFSNISRISVIGNDGLCGGVAELKLPPCVVKPHSQQKMLQLKILLPVAGIVICLSLLLLFVLFLSKGSRKGLDRNNATQDRLLDIKYPRVSYLELFEATDGFSPCNLIGAGKYGSVYKGNLSFTAARSSVVAVKVFTLQQPGSSRSFLAECEALRRVKHRNLINIITCCSGMDSRGNDFRALVFDFMPRHSLDRWLQPSNEQTHKLSLAHLLNIAIDVADALDYLHNSSWPTVIHCDLKPSNILLGGDWTAYVADFGLAKLVGEPMDRSNLNIESERTIGIRGTIGYVAPEYGAGGQASVAGDAYSFGVTLLEMFTGKTPTDDMFTEGLTLHLLAEAGLPDKILEIIDSELRHDELYDDDSGILINCLTSVIEVGVSCSKDSPSERMNMKHAAAKLHKIREVIEGIP encoded by the exons ATGGCGGCTCTGAGTTCTATGCTcaccctgctgctgctggcgctcCTCCTCACATGCTGGCCggcgtcttcctcctcctcgctgACTGGCGAGCACGGCGACCGTGAAGCACTGCTAGCATTCAAAGAGGCGCTGTCGGACGACTCGGGCGCGCTAAGCTCATGGAACGCCAGCAGCTCCGACTTCTGCCGCTGGGCCAGCGTGACGTGCAGCCGCCGGCACCCGAGCAGGGTGGTCTCCCTGAGCCTGCGCTACAGCAAGCTGGGAGGCAGCATCTCGCCGGACATCGGAAACCTCACCTTCCTTCGAAGGCTCGACCTCTTCTACAACACGCTTTCCGGGGAGATACCGCACACCCTCGGCCGGCTACGTCGTCTGCGCTTCCTTGAACTGGCGTACAACTCTCTTGCCGGTGAGATCCCTGCAGACCTGTCCAACTGCTCCAACCTCGTGTACCTGAGCGTCGAGGTCAATGGGCTCCACGGGGGAATCCCCAGTGGTCTGGGTTCGCTATCTCAGCTGCAGGACCTGTACGTTGGCGAGAACAACATCGTAGGGCGCATACCGCCTTCACTCGGTAACCTCTCCGTGCTCGAGAGCCTGGCACTCTATCAGAACAAGCTGGAAGGAACCATCCCGGAGGGCCTTTCCCGTCTGAGATACCTCCG GTTGCCACCGGATGTGGGGAGGCGCCTGCCTGACCTTCAAGTGCTCCGTTTGGGTGGCGTTGGGAACAATTTTTCTGGGCCGATCCCATCTTCCCTCCACAATGCCACCGGGATACAGGAGCTGGGCCTTGCCAACAACAGCTTTGAAGGAAGGGTGCCTCCTGAGGTAGGGATGCTCTGCCCAGTGAGTGTTGAGATGGGGAGTAACATGCTGCACGCCGAGGACGATGCCGACTGGGAGTTCCTCAGACATTTCACGAACTGCACCCGTCTTAGGGTTCTAGACATTAGTGATAACTCCTTTGGAGGAGTGCTTCCAAGTTTTGTAGCGAATTTCACAGGGCCACTGATTGATCTACTCATGGGAAAGAACCGGATGTCAGGAGTGATCCCTCCGGGTATCGGAAACCTACTTGACCTCGAGGCCCTAGAATTCGCTGGAAATGATCTGCATGGTGTCATTCCTGAGGATATTGGAGGGCTTTGGAACCTCAAGTACTTTTCGCTGGAGGAGAATCTCCTGTCAGGAGGTATACCGTCCTCCTTTGGTAACCTCACACAACTGCTCACCCTCGTATTATCAAACAACAGGCTCAATGGCTCCATTCCTGAGAACCTTGGGAGCTTGCAGAAGTTAACAGCCATGAAGTTATCCTCGAACAGGCTTACCGGTGCCATCCCTGAAGTAATATTCAGCCTCTCATCACTAACAGATTCGTTGTTGCTTTCTGATAACTATCTTTCTGGTGTTCTTCCTCTACAAATTGGTAACCTCAAGCACGCGACAACATTGGATCTGTCAAGAAACATTTTATCTGGACAAGTACCACGAGCACTTGGCGATTGTGCAAGTTTGGTATCCTTAGCTCTGGATTACAATCACTTCACAGGGAGCATCCCTCCATCAATTGGTGATTTGAAGGGTTTGAGTGTGCTGAATTTCACAAGAAATGCTCTGTCTGGTACCATCCCTCAAGAGTTGAGCAAGATTCATGGGCTGCAGAACCTGTACCTTGCCCACAACAACCTGTCAGGAGCCATTCCACAACTTCTCGCTAACTCAAGCGCTCTTGTAGAGCTAGACCTCTCCTATAACCATCTAGATGGTGAGGTACCGTCATACGGCGTGTTCAGTAACATAAGCAGGATTTCTGTAATTGGAAATGATGGGCTTTGTGGTGGTGTTGCAGAGCTGAAACTGCCTCCATGTGTAGTCAAGCCACATAGCCAGCAAAAAATGTTGCAGCTTAAGATTTTGCTTCCGGTTGCTGGCATTGTTATATGTTTATCTCTTCTTCTATTGTTTGTGCTCTTTCTATCCAAAGGGAGTAGAAAAGGATTGGACAGGAACAATGCTACGCAAGACCGTTTGTTGGACATCAAGTATCCTAGAGTTTCATACCTTGAACTGTTTGAAGCTACTGATGGTTTCTCCCCGTGTAATCTCATAGGAGCTGGAAAATATGGATCCGTGTATAAAGGAAATTTGTCTTTTACAGCTGCTAGGAGTTCTGTTGTGGCAGTCAAAGTGTTTACTCTTCAGCAACCTGGTTCTTCCAGAAGCTTTTTGGCTGAATGCGAGGCTCTGAGACGAGTTAAACATAGGAACTTGATCAATATTATCACCTGTTGCTCCGGTATGGACTCTAGAGGGAATGACTTTCGAGCTCTAGTGTTTGACTTCATGCCCCGGCACAGTTTGGATAGGTGGTTGCAACCAAGCAATGAGCAGACCCACAAGTTAAGTCTTGCCCACTTGTTGAACATTGCGATTGATGTAGCAGATGCACTAGACTATCTTCACAACAGTAGTTGGCCAACAGTGATCCACTGTGATTTGAAGCCTAGCAACATCCTCCTTGGTGGTGACTGGACTGCTTATGTTGCTGACTTTGGGCTTGCAAAGCTGGTTGGTGAACCCATGGATCGATCAAATTTGAATATTGAGAGTGAAAGAACTATAGGGATAAGAGGAACCATCGGATATGTTGCTCCAG AATATGGAGCGGGTGGTCAAGCATCAGTTGCTGGTGATGCCTACAGCTTTGGGGTTACTCTGCTTGAGATGTTCACAGGGAAGACACCTACTGATGATATGTTCACAGAAGGCTTGACTCTGCACTTGCTTGCTGAGGCAGGGTTACCTGACAAGATACTAGAAATCATTGACTCAGAGCTACGGCACGATGAACTGTATGACGACGATTCAGGGATACTCATCAATTGCTTAACTTCGGTAATAGAAGTTGGTGTTTCATGTTCAAAAGACAGCCCGTCAGAAAGAATGAACATGAAACATGCTGCTGCTAAGCTGCACAAAATAAGGGAGGTAATTGAAGGAATCCCTTAG
- the LOC112887480 gene encoding benzyl alcohol O-benzoyltransferase-like, giving the protein MTTLTFAVRRHAPELVAPAVPTPRETKRLSDIDDQDGLRAHVPTVFFYRGARRRDDDPAAVIRRALGEALVPYYPLAGRLREVAGRKLVVDCTAEGVLFVEADADVRLAELEAATGVIREPLPCMDQLLFDVEGSSGMLNCPFLLIQVTRLLCGGFVFALRLNHVMCDATGIAQFIFAVAELARGLPSPTVSPAWSRELLEARSPPRPAFPHREYDAVPPTAAAPPPGDVISRTFTFTRADIAAIKEGLPPHLRDKVTTFEAVAAGVWRARTVALDLPADDELRLAVVANFRRVRELGLPAGYYGNACIFLMAVTTAGALRAGSLGDAVELVREAKVAVTAEYVRSTADHLVLRGRPNVAPANLLLVSDSRHAGFQRVDFGWGEPVYGGPVHTQPSTALLIAARNVDGEDELVVPIMLTQPAMDRFASEIEMLVTGGSGSILAS; this is encoded by the exons ATGACGACGCTGACATTCGCCGTGCGCCGGCACGCTCCGGAGCTCGTCGCCCCCGCGGTGCCGACGCCACGCGAGACCAAGCGCCTCTCCGACATCGACGACCAAGACGGGCTGCGCGCGCACGTGCCGACCGTCTTCTTCTACCGCGGCGCGCGCCGCCGGGACGACGACCCGGCGGCCGTCATCCGCCGCGCGCTCGGCGAGGCGCTGGTGCCGTACTACCCGCTCGCCGGGCGGCTCAGGGAGGTCGCGGGGCGGAAGCTGGTGGTTGACTGCACCGCCGAGGGGGTGCTGTTCGTGGAGGCCGACGCCGACGTGCGGCTGGCCGAGCTGGAGGCGGCCACCGGGGTGATCAGGGAGCCGCTCCCCTGCATGGACCAGCTGCTCTTCGACGTGGAAGGCTCCAGCGGCATGCTCAACTGTCCCTTTCTGCTCATCCAG GTGACCCGGCTGCTCTGCGGCGGCTTCGTCTTCGCGCTCCGGCTCAACCACGTCATGTGCGACGCCACCGGCATCGCCCAGTTCATATTCGCAGTGGCCGAGCTCGCACGGGGCCTACCTTCGCCGACCGTCTCGCCAGCGTGGTCCCGCGAGCTCCTGGAGGCGCGCAGCCCGCCACGCCCAGCATTCCCTCACCGCGAGTACGACGCCGTGCCGCCAACGGCGGCAGCACCGCCTCCCGGCGACGTGATCTCGCGGACCTTCACCTTCACCCGGGCCGACATCGCCGCCATCAAGGAAGGCCTCCCGCCACACCTCCGCGACAAGGTCACGACCTTCGAGGCGGTCGCGGCGGGCGTCTGGCGAGCCCGCACGGTGGCGCTCGACCTCCCGGCGGACGACGAGCTGCGGCTGGCGGTGGTCGCCAACTTCAGGCGCGTGCGCGAGCTCGGCCTCCCCGCTGGGTACTATGGCAACGCCTGCATCTTCCTCATGGCCGTGACCACTGCAGGGGCGCTGCGAGCCGGCTCGCTCGGCGACGCGGTGGAACTGGTGCGGGAAGCCAAGGTGGCGGTGACCGCCGAATACGTGCGGTCCACGGCCGACCATCTCGTGCTGCGCGGGCGGCCGAACGTGGCGCCGGCAAACCTCCTCCTCGTGTCGGACAGCCGGCACGCGGGGTTCCAGCGCGTGGACTTCGGCTGGGGAGAGCCGGTGTACGGTGGCCCCGTGCATACGCAGCCCAGCACGGCCCTTCTCATCGCAGCTAGGAACGTTGACGGGGAGGACGAGCTGGTGGTGCCGATCATGCTGACGCAGCCGGCCATGGATCGGTTCGCTTCAGAGATTGAGATGTTGGTCACGGGTGGCTCCGGCAGCATTCTAGCTAGTTGA
- the LOC112886306 gene encoding uncharacterized protein LOC112886306, protein MAAAVESVVVVHNVAKRHNVGTLARSATAFGVAEVVVVGRRDVSAFGSHGATSHLRFRHFASLALARAYLKDERGCDICGVEITEDAQPVTAHPFRRSTAFLFGNEGTGLSQKECEICDFFVYIPQYGGGTASLNVTVAASIVLHHFAVWAGFPERGREGNKFIVADRPQGHSRGLYCTDSIEAVIEERKMRKENACDILEENGSSHPQESNGLDLMFTD, encoded by the exons atggcggcggcggtcgaGAGCGTGGTGGTGGTCCACAACGTGGCGAAGCGGCACAACGTGGGGACGCTGGCGCGGAGCGCGACGGCGTTCGGCGTCGCGGAGGTGGTCGTCGTCGGGCGCCGCGACGTCAGCGCCTTCGGCAGCCACGGCGCCACCTCGCACCTCCGCTTCCGCCACTTCGCCTCGCTCGCCCTCGCCCGCGCCTACCTCAag GATGAAAGAGGTTGTGACATTTGCGGTGTTGAGATCACCGAGGACGCGCAGCCGGTGACCGCTCACCCGTTCCGTCGGAGCACCGCATTCCTGTTCGGCAATGAG GGTACAGGACTCTCACAAAAAGAGTGTGAGATCTGTGACTTCTTTGTCTACATCCCTCAGTATGGTGGTGGAACAGCATCTCTCAATGTTACAGTTGCAGCTTCAATCGTTCTCCACCACTTTGCAG TCTGGGCTGGCTTTCCTGAACGAGGCAGAGAGGGCAACAAATTCATCGTAGCTGATAGACCACAGGGGCACTCAAGGGGGCTTTACTGTACGGATTCAATTGAAGCAGTGATTGAAGAGCGGAAAATGCGAAAAGAAAATGCATGTGATATACTTGAGGAAAATGGAAGCAGCCATCCTCAAGAATCAAATGGCCTAGATTTGATGTTTACAGACTAG